Part of the Scomber japonicus isolate fScoJap1 chromosome 6, fScoJap1.pri, whole genome shotgun sequence genome, TAGTAATGGAGATGATAGTACCAACCTGTACAGTAATCTATAGATAGTATCCACATCCACATGAGATACAGAAATCGACAACTTATTCACAAGACATATAATCATCAAACACAGATATCTAGCTTCCCCTCAGTGCAATAACACGGGGCATATTTCTGTTTATTGACAAGCTCTGAGTCTTCAGTTATACAGCATTctgaaactcattttagtttaagctgcatttatatatttgatgTAATACTGGACATGATTCTATTGTCTAATTAAACACCAACATAAATTTAAAATGGGTTACAACTTGACTGAACGAAGATTTCTTCTTAAGAGCAGTGTTATGCTTTGCTTTAGTTCTGTGATTTTCAGTCCATATATAATTGGGTCcaaaaaagggggaaatatTAAAACTGACACACCAATAGTCCTTCTCATGCTTGGGGATACACTCTCAATTCGGTGAGCAATAAGTGTAAACACAGTATTGATTTCTAACAGTaagaaaacaactaaatgaGTGCCACATGTCTGAATGGCTTTTCTGCGAGCATCAGGCTGATTAGTCATGACACATGTACGCAAGATCTGTACATATGTGTAACCTATTATTGACAGTGGGACACCTTGTAGCAAGATTATACAAGCTAATCCATAGTAATTGTTCACACTGGTGTCCTCACAGGCCAATTTTAGTAATGATGGGTTATTACAATACAAATCCACTATATTTGTCCTACACGATTTAAACCGTGCATGCAGCATGAACAATACAGACATCATTGATAAATTTATGAACCACATtacaaaaatcattttaattaaagtatGTGGATTCATTATGGTATTATACCTCAAAGGACAACATATAGCAATATATCTATCATATGCCATAGCACTCAAAATCAGCATGTTTCCTGTACCGTAAACATGAACCAGAAAAGCCTGAGTAATACATGCAGGATGGGAAATCGATCTGCTCTGTGTCACAATGCTGAATATGAGGTGAGGAAAAAAAGCTGTAGCACCCAGCATGTCACTAATGGGCAAGTTGAACAGCAGGATAAACATAGGCTTATGTAGTGTTTTGCTCATAGCAATAGTTATTAATACCAACAAGTTGCAAAAGACAATAATTAGATAAATAATTGTTCCAAATACAAATGCTGGGTAAATATTTGCAG contains:
- the LOC128359874 gene encoding putative gustatory receptor clone PTE01, whose protein sequence is MPTNASSRKLLTLETLGISAANIYPAFVFGTIIYLIIVFCNLLVLITIAMSKTLHKPMFILLFNLPISDMLGATAFFPHLIFSIVTQSRSISHPACITQAFLVHVYGTGNMLILSAMAYDRYIAICCPLRYNTIMNPHTLIKMIFVMWFINLSMMSVLFMLHARFKSCRTNIVDLYCNNPSLLKLACEDTSVNNYYGLACIILLQGVPLSIIGYTYVQILRTCVMTNQPDARRKAIQTCGTHLVVFLLLEINTVFTLIAHRIESVSPSMRRTIGVSVLIFPPFLDPIIYGLKITELKQSITLLLRRNLRSVKL